A single window of Trachemys scripta elegans isolate TJP31775 chromosome 18, CAS_Tse_1.0, whole genome shotgun sequence DNA harbors:
- the ERAL1 gene encoding GTPase Era, mitochondrial: MAAVVRALSSALQAGRSGWARTVSGACFLENRVQRVNIFPACFYGNNSALDTILGISREKTECALGQHPPPVSYCKAEQDNLLVHQPDEPENPKVLRVAIIGAPNAGKSTLSNKLLGRKVFPVSKKVHTTRCKAHGVITEEDTQLIILDTPGLISPMKAKRHNLDKSLINDPWDSMKHADLVVVLVDVSERWTQNHLSPQVLQCLSQFPQIPSVLVMNKVDLLKRKALLLDLVTELTEGVVNGKKLKVKSTSKMHSDSTRNSPLQSIQTCLSENTSKESGYLQDASEVQRGSGSDTSCNMRASNSDHMLEGTEKAQIANHQVSRDLKNKKGWPHFQEIFMLAAIHGEAVETLKKYLLMQAKPGRWEYHSRVLTSQSPQEICDNVIRGKLLEYLPQEVPYTVLQKTEMWEEGPSGELIILQNLLVQKETHVKMLIGVGGQLISRIAQEAGEDLMNIFLCDVRLKLCVKLKK; this comes from the exons TCAGTGGTGCCTGTTTCCTGGAGAACAGAGTCCAGAGGGTCAACATTTTTCCTGCTTGCTTTTATGGAAACAATTCTGCCCTGGATACCATCCTAGGAATTTCCAGAGAGAAGACAGAATGTGCACTAGGGCAGCATCCGCCACCAGTGTCTTACTGCAAAG ctgagCAAGATAACTTGTTGGTGCACCAACCAGATGAGCCAGAGAACCCCAAGGTTCTGAGAGTTGCCATCATTGGAGCACCAAATGCTGGGAAATCTACTCTCTCGAATAAACTCTTGGGCAGAAAG GTTTTCCCAGTATCTAAGAAGGTGCACACCACACGCTGCAAAGCCCATGGGGTCATCACAGAAGAAGACACTCAGCTG ATCATCCTGGACACACCTGGCCTCATCAGCCCCATGAAAGCCAAAAG GCATAATCTGGACAAATCCCTGATAAATGATCCATGGGACAGCATGAAACATGCAGACTTAG TTGTGGTTTTGGTGGATGTGTCAGAACGCTGGACACAGAACCATCTGAGTCCCCAGGTGCTGCAGTGTCTTTCTCAGTTCCCACAGATTCCCAGCGTCCTGGTCATGAACAAG GTGGATCTGCTGAAGAGAAAGGCCCTTCTGCTGGACCTGGTCACTGAGCTCACAGAGGGAGTGGTAAATGGAAAGAAACTGAAAGTGAAATCTACATCTAAGATGCATTCAGACTCCACCAGAAACAGTCCCCTTCAAAGCATccaaacttgtctgtctgagaATACATCCAAAGAGTCTGGTTATCTCCAGGATGCCAGTGAAGTCCAGAGGGGCTCTGGCTCAGATACAAGTTGTAACATGAGGGCATCAAACTCTGATCATATGTTGGAGGGCACAGAGAAAGCGCAAATTGCAAACCACCAGGTATCTAGAGACTTAAAGAACAAGAAAGGCTGGCCGCACTTCCAGGAGATCTTCATGCTAGCCGCTATTCATGGAGAGGCAGTGGAGACGCTGAAG AAGTACCTCCTGATGCAAGCCAAGCCAGGTCGATGGGAGTACCACAGCAGGGTTTTGACAAGCCAGTCGCCCCAGGAGATCTGTGATAATGTCATTAGGGGGAAGCTCCTGGAGTATCTGCCACAGGAAGTGCCCTACACTGTGCTTcag AAGACGGAGATGTGGGAGGAAGGGCCGAGTGGAGAGCTAATCATCCTGCAGAACCTGCTGGTCCAAAAGGAGACCCATGTG AAGATGCTGATTGGTGTGGGAGGCCAGCTGATCAGCAGGATTGCTCAGGAGGCCGGTGAGGACCTGATGAACATATTCCTGTGCGATGTCCGCTTGAAGCTCTGTGTGAAGCTGAAGAAATGA